From the genome of Gryllotalpicola protaetiae:
ATCGTCGCCCGCGGCGGCGGCGACTTCCAGAATCTGCTGCCGTTCAGCGACGAGACCCTCGTGCGCACCGCGGCCGCGACCCGCACGCCGCTCGTCTCCGCGATCGGCCACGAGAACGACCGCCCGCTGCTCGACGAGGTCGCGGACCTGCGCGCCTCGACGCCGACGGATGCCGCGAAGCGTGTCGTCCCCGACGTCGCCGAAGAGCTCGTGCGCGTGCAGCAGGCACGCACCCGCATGCAGACGCGAGTCACCTCGCTCGTCGGCCATGAGATCGACCGCGTCGCGCAGCTGCGCAGCCGGCCGGCGCTCGCGACCACCAGCTGGATCGTCGACACCCGCGCCGAGGAGATCACGCGCTATGTCGCTCGGGGGGCCGAGCTCGCCGCACGCACAGTGGAGCGGGCTGAGACATCCGTTCGCGAACTCGGTGCGCGCCTGCGCACCCTGTCGCCGCAGTCGACGCTCGACCGCGGCTACGCGATCGTGCAGGCGGGCGGGCATGTGCTGAAGAGCGCGGATGCCGCGCCAGAGGGCACGGCTCTCGTGATCACGCTCGCCGACGGCGCCATCGATGCCGTCTCGGGCGGCACCCAACATCGTCAGTGAGGAGCCACTTAGAATGAACGCCGTGCCAACTCCCGACACGACCGTCGACGTCGCAGCGCTGAGCTATGAGCAGGCGCGCGACGAGCTGGTGAAGGTCGTCAGCGAGCTCGAACAGGGAAATGCCAGCCTCGAGCAGTCTCTGCAGCTGTGGGAGCGCGGCGAAGCGCTCGCCCGCCGCTGCGAGGAATGGCTCATCGGCGCGAAGGCACGGCTCGACGCCGCTCGCCTCGGCGCGCAGGGGGGCGGCCAAAAGACGGGTGGCGACGAGTTCTAGATGAGTGACAACAGACCGGCCGGCCGCGTCGTCGCCGAGCTCGGGCGCCCCGAGACCGCGGCCGAGACGGTCGCGCGCAAGGCCGAATCGAGCCGGCTGCATCGCCAGCGGCAGACAGTCAACAATCTCGTCTACTCCCTGATCGCGACCCTCGGCATCGTGCTGGTGATCGTGCTGCTCGTGCCGCGGAACAGCCCGGGAACGGTCGGGAAGCCCGTCGACTGGAAGTCGGTCGCGTCACAGGGCACGGGCACCGAGCCCGACCCGCTGCTGTCCCCCGACCTGCCGAAGGGATGGACGGCGAACGCGGCCGAGCTGCGCACGGGCTCGTCCTCCGGCATCGATGACTGGCACATCGGCTTCATCTCGCCCGACAAGCAGTACATCGGCCTCGACCAGGGCTTCAAGGCAGACGACACCTGGATCGTCGATGAGGTCGACAGCATCCGGGCCACGGGATCGACGACGATCGG
Proteins encoded in this window:
- a CDS encoding exodeoxyribonuclease VII small subunit — protein: MSYEQARDELVKVVSELEQGNASLEQSLQLWERGEALARRCEEWLIGAKARLDAARLGAQGGGQKTGGDEF
- a CDS encoding DUF4245 domain-containing protein, producing MSDNRPAGRVVAELGRPETAAETVARKAESSRLHRQRQTVNNLVYSLIATLGIVLVIVLLVPRNSPGTVGKPVDWKSVASQGTGTEPDPLLSPDLPKGWTANAAELRTGSSSGIDDWHIGFISPDKQYIGLDQGFKADDTWIVDEVDSIRATGSTTIGGVKWVVYDNRAGQSDSDNTTYALVATHAASTVVLAGTASPKEFATVAQALAPQLDGSADR